From Lucilia cuprina isolate Lc7/37 chromosome 4, ASM2204524v1, whole genome shotgun sequence:
aaattctaaaataaggacttatttaacaaacaatacacaaaattaacataaatttgcaTGAAAGcaaacagtaacaacaacattagACTCCTgtaaaagacaaaaaacaacacaataaaaataaaaataacgaaaaaaaaaatcacgcAACATACAACAAACAATGAAATGAACACGGACCTAAGAGAgcagagaaagagaaaaacaacagaaaaaacttttagttgCATGTACAATAATTAACCCATGTCAGCAAGAATGTacttaatatgtttaaatatgtgTGTGTTAATATGTGTTTTCCAAAAGGATCCTTTAGTATGTTGAGGTCGTTATTATTGTTAATGTCGTGTAAGCATTTTGCTAAATAAGCACAAAAATGCTTAATATTTGTAGAGGTTTTCACAAGTCTATAATATGaacaataacagcaaaaacaataggAAAAATTGCTCATATAACAACAAATTGTGGTCGACCAAGAACAAGACCAACATTTGCAATATGGTACTTAAACATCAACCACACATACCGGCACGTTGATACTTACACTCTTACTTACCCACGGGTGTCATTGAAATTGGAAAATCTTTTGGAAAATTGTTGCTAAGAAAATAGTGGAAGGGCTAGATATGTCTAACTCAGCTGACCTTATGAGGAGTAAATTAAGGatgtgatattttaaaaaatcttgttcCAAGTGAAATAGAAAGTGTCACTGTTTTTACAGCAGTCGATGGCCTAGTTCTATAGCGAGGAaattattatgcgtttgtgctgatgtttataacactgagtcgatttagctatgttcgtccatctgtctgttgatGTAAACTTTTTGCAAacactacaggtcgcaattttcaagataatttcatgaaatttgacacatactcAAGCACGAAGCCTACTGAAAATTGTCGGCAAAACTTCGTTTGTTGGGTGATcgaatatatattcatatatcttttttaattataacactGACGGATAAAGATATATACACGCCAGGTACTAAACTGAcatcaaagtgtttataatttttcaataacattcgttGTTATAGTATAcacatacgtacgacaacaaGCGTTGCCggaatctaaattttatacacattctttgtgtaaatgttaacaaactcactattgacaacggattgtttacgataaaaaattacaatttaaaattccagcaacattttttactaaatttgttGTCAATTAGTAAGGGAACCTACCTTCAaatcataattataaataactaTAGTTATCAAACCTCTAATGTTAAAAGATTTTACATGTTTATAAAAAGCCTCAACTTTTActtagtaaattattaaaatttttcttaaaaattttatttgtaattaattgtttacaaCATGCTACATACTAAAAATGTCGTTCTTTTCccctatttttttgtaataatcatAATTACTGGCAGTTTACCGGAGGCAATTTATGTGCAAAAATTGaccaaaacatatttaaacaccctctataatatttttgttatatagaaCAAAAAAAGCGAAGGCAAACATAAAAAGGAAGgtgtgtttaatttataaacaacaatatacattttatttctaaataacataaaaggcatatgtatgtttacataaatacatatttcaaaacTGTCCCCCTTGCCTATAACCTcaattttttgtgtaatttttttttaataaataatggcAATATTGGCACCTTTATTGTTGTACACTTGAATTCCCTGATTCTATAGATTTACTTACTTAGTTGTTTGTGAGGAAATCCCAGATACTTACAataccacatacatacatgtgtatacaTTTTAGTTAGTTTGTGAATATGTAGGACCCTTTTTTCTCTGGGTTGTATGTTGCAGtggcaattattattattaaaaggtGTCAAACTGCTTTTGTTGtggtgttttttttaactttttaccctgtagttattttttgcttttcgtGTAATAAGTTTATGTAGTTGATACTTTTGTggttaataaataactttatatttattatagtttatgtttttgtacgtgtttttatttatttcatttaattctttttttattattatttgtaaagtttttctttttggtgtttttgtttATGGCCTTGTTGTAGTATTGTCATTTAGTGATTAATGACTTGTTGGTGTTTAAAATGTCTGATGGTATTATACATTTTCTACACACgtatactttttatattaataaaattctgtaattgtgttaaattactGCTAAAGTGTATTGAAACGTTGTggtatttacatttttcaaatatatatgcaattgtttttgttatgaatgtatttgtgaaataaacgattttcaatttgtttgaaatgagtctcaaaaatactttattttagggtttaaaaactttttttaatttcatattatttctaaaagatttcaaaataattcTTCTCGTCCTGCTCTCATTAGGGccatttctatattatttttgtggttttactAGTCGTTTTATTAATTCAACAGGGCTTCTAGGATACTTCTACCCGTGTTATATCGATTACGTTTGTCAGGTCAGGTTGTTAGAGCTCTATTCTCTTTAATGCTAGTTCATTCGCCAACATCACCCAAGTGATCTGTATGAGAGACCTTTATGACGTATACCTTACCTCTAGGAGAATCGAATACAGTATTAGATTTAACTTTGTTACCTGATATCGGTTTATTGCCTTCTGGCTATCGGTGAATATGTTATCCTCTGTTGGCACCATATCTAttttaatccaatttacgcattacGCCATtagaattcaataaaatttaaagtttttgttccattttttccttttgtttagtttctgtgaattaagaattttgttaaaatataatttcatttgtaacatttaaaaaattcttgtttCTTCAATTACAATCAACTTCTAATACTTACACTATTTTTTCCTGTTCAATATGTTGAAATATTATATATGTTACCAACTTCCATTTCCTGTACACATTTAAACGGAAACACGAATTTTGAATTTCCTTTTAgtcgaatttaaaaaatataaaatcgtgtacgttttacaacaaataatgatTTATTATTTACCACCAAACATTTCAAAGATGTTTTATGGACCATGATTGTTAATGCCACAATAATATTGacaaaataaaatgacaaactgaacagaaaaaaacaagctCACACACAGTGTTTATGCTACCTGGCTATTAATCACATTTCtgcaaaatacaataaaaaggggaaaaaggACTGAGATCAATTAATATGAagagttaaataaacaaattcaaaatctGCATTGTTATTTAACATTAGATGGTTTTAATACTTGAAGCTTTTCTGGCATATAGAATAATTTGGCCCTAACTTATTTTAACTAAGCGCAGACCTTATAAACCAAATACATACGTATGAATACataatgttttatgtttaaatgaatataaTCGTACAACATTTCAGATGTCTGTTAACGCCAGTGGTGGTATGTGTCTTTTGAATCGGGTAAGAGTTCAATATTTACAATGCAGTCATGTGTAATATAAGAGTAAAAaggtaaaagtttgtttgttgttttgactgaatacatatacatacaagcATATATGGATtgaatacatacatgcataagcacatatatatttattctcATTGAAGGATATGTTGATGTAAAtttacacacacaaaaataataataaagttacaGGTGTATTATTTAATATGGGTTATTAATTAATCTCGATAACCTTAGAAGTTGACAGTATTTGTTAAAACTAAAgataatatgaagaaaaaagacgaatataaaaaaatcaataggaCACTAAAATCACAGTTCAATATAACAAATTGTATCTCATCTCGAAtccctatatatttttttctcggtGTATACGTGATATTTGAGTTTATCATCGTACGTTTTATGTGCAGTAAATTAATTCTACTACTACTGCCTTTTCGCTCTCATACGTGGAAATAAAACATGAAATCGCAAAATTGTGAAAAGTTTCCATAAAAGCAATCAATTAAACTTTAGATCGATATAAAATGTACCACCCATCCACCAAACACCCATCATCAATTCCAACAGCAATAAGGTAACAAAAAACATCAATGAAagatacatacaaacatgcaaTATTGACAAAATGTGAACAAAAGGATGCAGTCAGTAGaaagtttattgttatttttattatttttttcgtggGTTTGagcaaaaaagtaattttaatgttcgagttttaataaaaaatagtttcaactaaatatttatgttcaaaataatatttctagatgaaaagcttttaaaaaatagatttccTAAAGCTAAATATTTTACAGAACTATGATgctataattaatataaaaaatataaaaatatgattaacTCAGAaacactttctgagtcgatttgtcTGAtccgtgtgtccatgtaaacgttgTTATCAAAGTATAGGTTGCaggttttaaaatgaaatagttattttaaatgttttaataactcTACAAAAAATgcgaaaattataaacactagtAACgcgttaaaattcaaaaaatcctttttatataaacataaatgcgGCCACAATTACAATtagaagtaattgtaattgctaCTTTGCtaattacaaaaacaagtaatgagttactttatttatgattttttaaaataatttgctaTATTAGttctatttgattttatataaactaattctctttataaaaactgcattattttaaatcaaatataaaaaaatatttattacaacgCCCCtctcataataataaaaaccgtCATCACCcaacatattataaatattttgtcaatGGTTGTACTTTGTTGAAAATACCTTCTTAAACACGCTCTAGCGCCAATGAATAGCAGCAAACAATTCAAactcgaaaaaataaaaaatgtattaaattaaatgcaataacaagaaataaaaataaaaatgtaaaaaacataCTGTgagtatgtaaataaaaacgattgtgatcaaaaggtaaaaaaatataaaaatataagtattgtgtgtttgtttgtatttattccAAACcttatcaatttaaaaaatcttattgctgtaattaaaataaacatttacatttgtGCTTTACAACACAtacaatgttattttttttttttttgttggtcacTTTTTTGTgcagaaattattgaaaaatattatttatataagtttgttatgAGTTACACATGCAATTATTTAAGcctaaataaacattaataaatattttagtttacatatttttatttattttttatgaacaaaCACGATGACAAAATTTTAGTTGGATTTGGTTTTGTTGAACAATTATATtactatataaaaatactactttattACAATAATTAGACAGTTTTAATTCTTTGTAATTGACCTCTGCTATTCGTCCTATTTACATGGCAAATGTTGTTAAGAAGGTATAATCGTCCAATTTTCGTAAACTTAGTTACCCTGATGTCATTTCTTTGTGTTTGAAATTGTTCTAAAATccattttatgtagaaaaatgtCCGTTATATTAAGGTTTTACTGTAAACATATCCAAATAGCAAGTGGttgtaaaaatgtgtaatatacaatttaaatatgaCTAAAAACATTTATGATATGTTGCACTAAAACCGTGCAAATGATTGCATGTTTCAGTTTTCATAAACTGCACTCAgccaaatgtttttttttcgatacTTGTGTAGGTAGGATCGTGTGAGGGAATATGGTATTTAGCACTGAAGTGAAGTGCGTGCTGTAACAACACACTTTAAATACCAACCAGCCAGtcagaatgtatgtatgtttgttactAACGACATATTGAATCAACTATAACTATAATTTGTCTGGCTGCTAACAtgcttcaaaataaaattaaacccaTTAAACAGTAGATCCTTTAACAGTTTCAAgtaatatggaaaatatttgaaatttttgtctgCACATAAAGGGAGGAGTGTATAGAAAATCCTATTAAGCAAAAGATTTTGCTGGATTCAATGCAATTTATGTGAACTTGTTACAAATTGcgtgtttttatttcaaaatatacaaGTTTAATGAtgtgtttttttcataaatatttttcgtaaatgcattttaaattttgtacacaCGTTTGTAACTACTCGTTCGTAGAAATACCAACTCGATACATGCAACACTATTTACATACAATGTTACATACAGGggcaaataaatttcaatttagttttcaaaaactATGCGTGTAAGTTGAAGTTTTTATCACAGCTTTTATTTGTGTATGAAATTTGCAAAGAGAGGTGGTGGTATTTTCATAATTGTCAGTGGGCaatttttcaattcaaatcAACAAAGgtaataatttattcaaactaCTAAATATGTTTAGGTGTTACTAACTAACAAGTAAGGAAGGTGGCGATTTGTTAGGCGATAAGGAAATAATATTgagtgaaaatatttattgaatcaatgattaaaataagcaaataaGGGGTTGGTTAGAAAATGGTTGAATCATAgagattaaaattattaattcttatattttttgttatttttttgcttacagATGCCAAACGTCGAAAAGTTGCCAACACAGAGTCTATACTTGATAATAACAATGCCAATACAACATTTTCCCCcgccacaacaacagcaacaacatcatccACAACGGattcaaaatcaatatttacttCAGATGTTAGTGGTTTTGGTGGACAGCAACAAACTAGTCATAATTCAACATTTAAAATGCTGCCACCACCACtccagcaacaacagcagcagcaccaACAACCGTTGTCAAATCATCATCAACaaatgcagcaacaacaacaacaatatatgaTAACAAATCCCACTTACAATAACAATAGTATGATGGAAAGTGCTAATAAAACATGGCCCAAAGATGATAGAATGTTACCAACGCCGGCAGCATCAGCCGCATTAACACAACATGAATCAGAAGCTTCATCGCACATGACGAATGATGACAGTGAAAATATACAATGGTCATCGAATTTGTGTAATAAACCACAAGTTACATGTCATACAAAGCAACAACTAACAACGTCAGCATCTGATTCGCACAATAAAGAACACCAACAGCATCAGCGACAGCAAATGGATCACACATCCCTGTATAAAGATGACCTCAACGGTTATTTACAGCAACAAACGACATTGGTACACAATTCAATGATGAATTTAGAAACTGTTCAAGAGGAATCTGTGGCAGAAGGTGACCAAGAAGGTGAATTGGAAGATGATGATGAGGAAAATGGAGAAGAAGATGAAGAAGAAGGCGATGAGGAAATAGATGGCGATGAAGAGGATAACGATGAAAAAGAGAGTTCACGTGAACAACTTGAAGAGGGTGAGATATTAAAACCTGCCAACACTTTGACAGATTGTATTACAAATCCAGAGCTTGAGGATGAAATGGAAGAAAATACTGTAGGAGATTTTAATGAAGACGAACCTGAAGAAGATGATGAAGAAGGGGAAGATGATGAGGAAGAAGAAGAGGAAGAGGAGGAGGAGCAGGAAGAAGAAGATAATGACTGTGAAACCCAAACCGTTTTAAATGAACAAACTGTGATTGATAAAACTTCTTTAGATGTTTCAAATAATAATAGCCTCTTAAATACTAGTAATACCCTTAATTTCTACCAAATGCCAAATTCTCAAAATCAAACTATAAAACAACACAATTTCAccaatattcaaaatattgtgTCACCTAGTCAAACTGCTATTTCGAATAAGTTTTCctttagtaatttaaaaaattcaacacaaGTTACCCTAAACACACAGCAGAATCTctttaaacagcaacaacagcagtcCTCGGTTAGAACCCCTATAAAACTTATACCTACTGCTCAAGAATCTCCGGTTTCCTCTAGCACTTTGGGAGGACCACGTTCCACACCCGATCTACAACGCAACACACCAGATAATACCAAAAAACCCGAGCAAGTGGGAGCTATATCCACAAGCAATGAAAGTCCAAAACCTTGTCCAGCTTCACCGGCTGGTTCAATAGAATCGAGCAgttcaaaaatatcaaattctAAGGCAGCGCCTTCCCCCTTACCCTCACCAATTACGACGCTTCATTTGAAGCCCCAGCAGCAAGGATCTCTGCAAAAACATCCGCAGCAAGTTCGTATTTTGAGACATATAAAAAATGCCGGACAGATACAGCAATTAACACAGCAACAGCCACATCGACTAGTAGCTACTAATACTTCAAGAGCTACTGTCACCACCATCGCTGGGAATAGAGGAGCagccaccaccaccactactACCTCCTCATCTGGACAGCGCATTAATCCTACAGCACCACCCACTATAAATCAGAAAATACAGGCAACTGTGCAAAAAGTTACCGCCAATAGCACCACTAGCATACCTATCAGTCAACTGCAGCTGCAGCCTTTGCTAAGGTCCAACGATAATACAGGAAATTCTCAAATTATTATGACTTCCACTGGTCAACTTATAGTTATGCCGTCCTCGAATAATAAACCACacatacaacaacagcagcaagtgATAATTGCTAGTGGCAAtgcgacaacaacaacacaatcacatgcaacaacaaatgtaaTTATACAACAACAGGGCACTCAACAAATGGATGTCTTAAACAATACAGGACAATTGGCGACTGCCACACTGCAGCAGCAGTCCAACGGTGGCTACATCGTGTCACAAACTGCAAACACGCAAGCTTCTACTACACAACTACAACCCACTACAGTCATTTTGAATTCGGGACAAAATCTAATTACTAACAATGGTACCAAAGTTTTAACAAATACCGGCAACATAATACACACAGCCGGTGCACAACCCATAATTACAACAGCAAATCAATTGCTTACCACACCATCAAATACAGGCAATGCCACAAATGTGTTGGGCCAACAGACAGTTGTATTGAATGCTCTTCCTAATGGGGGCTATGttatacagcaacaacaaccacaagcTACACAAGCGACAACACAACCTCAGCAGCAACAATTCACCACCTTGGACAGTCAAGTAGTACAACATTTGGTGCAACAACCTGACGGACGCATTATAATAACTTCTCAAAGTGATCCAAAAAGAAGACCTAAGAAACGAAAAACTTCCCCTGTACCAACAGCCAATCCTACAAATATTACTACACAAATATCGCCTACAATACCAAATCAAACTGCTGCTTTACTGCAGCAACATGTAGCTAATCTGCAAGCTGCTACACCTGCAGCTCAAGCAGCAAATCAACCGCAAGTAGTACAGCTTACCACAGCACCAGCCGTAAATGCAGCTACTACAGCAACTTATCCCCAGCAGTTCCAGTTGGGTAATGGCATACAGGGTATAGTGGTCAATAAACCGGCCTCAACAACCACAACTACACAACCCCAACAGATTTTACTGCAAAATGGTCAAATTATACAGCCCATGAATTTAATTGGTCAACAATTAATTTTGCCCTCCGGTTTAGTTATGGCTCCCGATACTACACTCTTGCAAATACAAAATGTTGGTTCCTGTGGACCAACAACCAATATACTGACTACTACACCACAAGGAACCATGATGTTGAGAGCAACTTCTCCACAAaccaataaacaatttatacaatCTACCACTACAGGTCAGCAATACATTGTCGGTAGTAATGGCCAACTAAGTCCAATTGGTCAAATATATTCTACACCCATGGGTTTGGTAATGCCAGCCAGTACCCAACATAATCCAACAGCTACGGCAACATTCGTACAACAAAATGCCACCATACAAGTACAACAGCCACATCATCAACAAGTATCTACGCCTCAGCATATAACACTGCAGGCCCTGCAGCAACATCAGCAAAATCAACttaatcagcaacaacaacagcaacaacatcatgtTGTTAACAATCAAATGGGTATTGTTTTAGAAACGGCTACATCTTCTACAACTTCGCCCAATACCCAGTTGGCTAATTCTCGTTCAGCAGCTGCTAGTCCTCCGGATACTACAACTCATAGTCCTAGAAGTCCTGAACGACCACCAAGTCATCGTAGTGGTGGCAGTGATAtggtaaatttattttgtttaaattgtctttcaatttactaaaatgattttaaatttcattaaggTTCAGTGTGTTTCCAGTTCGGAACCAGATGGTGGTACAGTCTCTCCCTTAAGCACTGACAGTCGTCAATCGCCATCGACTACAGTTTGTGAAAAAGgtaagctttttttattatagtctTCAGTTTAATAAAATCAAGAATCTTTGACATTGTTGTAATAATGCTTTCCACATCTGACTCATTactataaataattacaaacagttCGAATAAGTAGTAATATACAACTAAGgtttaaaattctattactGGTTGACCGGCAAAGGCAAACttatcttaatttattaaatccaATTTCTGCATTCCATATTGCaaaaacaattctttaaaaaatcaaacaaaattaaaaaatattgtctaatataacattttcatttaacaacCCAAACCCATGTTAAATTTTAACGATACATTGTTGTCATATTGATTACGGGTTGTATCATTTCGGCAATACGTTGTTATAATTCCTACTACGCAACGTTATGTTTGAGAGCATAGCAGCGTATCATTGATTACATAATGTTAAATCGAATCTGTGTTTaggattttattgttgttaattcGACAACTATTCGTACATACTTTGACAACAgatgttaatgaaaaattatgaaCACTTTcatgtcaatttggtaccaagcGTATATAATTCTAAAACGTCTATTTTTCTATATGAAGGTAATATTTCAGAaccaaattaacaaataaaaatctattaattggAATAAAATTTGGAGTCTTTAGgttattcaaatataaaatataattttatttgttcaattaGTTTTGAAGATATCACCGAATTTAAATTGTGCGATTTCGGACCattcttatttgaaaaaacaaaaacaaagaagacttattttaaaacatatgatTTATTACTTTGTTCTTTTCGAGAGAAAAAAACTACGacgaaaacattaataaaatacaaatttgcaatgataaataccaaaataaaaaaatattaaacttaatccTTAAGGCATTCAAACCTAAACGTCCTTCATGAGAATATAAAAGGCCACaaaaaatttatctattttttatatacagcaataaaatacacataaaatataaaaaggaccttgtaataaaaaccaaatacataaaataacaaataactaaGTAAATGTATAAGAATTTCAAAGATTAGGACAGACaagaataaaaagtaaataaatgcaAGAGTGTATGTCTTACATGACCcaatatgttttcttaaaatgtttaaaaagcacTCAGGGTAAAACAAATGTCCTAAAGGACATTGTTTTAATACGAATTTTACAATTATGAAAAGATAATCATTAAACTGACacattaaataatgaaaatgttagTCATGATGAAATAAAATCGCATAATTTTACagtcataaaaaatacataaaattaaaaaattaaagttttttttcaaactgtTACACATTTTCCTCTGATTTGGGaagaatttgtatattttatttttatttttatactgaTTATACTGAGTGTCGTAAATTGCATGCACTATTAGCCAGCTAACTGTAACAGGCACATTCATTTATTATAGTAtcaaattttaacaattcatATACCATAAAACCAACAATGACTTATTTTCTACATTTGTTACAAAATGTATAAACTTCAATGAAGCTTGACATTAAATTAAGCTATTCAATGGCAGAGGAATATTAAGGATATGTTGAGTagattatgtttttaaatagctatatacatatgtatatacattagggtggtCCAAAATAAAAGTTGCTGAAGTTCCCAatgaaaggaaaatatttatttcattctaaGAAACTATTTCACAAAGTTTTTGTCTATATTTAGTGAGTTGAAATCAGATgttaaaaaactctttttttcaggtttttatatttttttgtcttgtttGTACTTCGACCCATATCCTTTAGTAAATTATGaatcaatgaaaaatttaaattgtttttaagaaattataaaattttcaatattttaaacaaacaatgaaTAAAATGGAAAACCATTAAAAAGAATTTGTATCCTTTGACCCGAGCACATATTGGTACTGATATTGAGAAAAGCCATTTCCGGTGGGAATATTAGAACCTTATGCTTTCTCCTAatgtacattcatacatatctGTTTGTCTGAAAATTAAG
This genomic window contains:
- the LOC111676098 gene encoding putative mediator of RNA polymerase II transcription subunit 26 isoform X2, translated to MAATSAGHLQPQQQQQPTQQQQQKMNTAAATMNGNINRNTPQQQQQQQQQPQIHNLQQQQHVMQQYALKQQQQQHNYNMQQHMHQQQMMQQQQQQQHIHQQQMHLKMQQQQMFQNQSSQDASTNMMPCQNYMTPMPQTQNKFAGNSYNNNATAQMPSHYQNQFPNNQRSMQQNGNLPTGLVNGNSANNSNMNSRATCIPPNVVAPSANQNIYPHQSNNNNNCNMMPQHNHNNNMIAHQQQQQNSCSTHYNQQQQQQQQQQSQKLQQMPTQTDLKNVNHINARHQLQTMHTNTKQHVANNDNNNCNTNCNANCNTNISNNHFNANGLNSNGLNSSNINANANANNNHNHSMLSEVKANIPHGWRRLTNNNNEIVYISPTGSTLRSPFQIKDYLLSPGTCKCGLPCPLQPEYFFDFNVQVPNTPLTMPAYQNNNNNNDFNVSTSNSSITTQSTTSTSSFHASCSLQQSALTTSTAPSGAFVVPPMDTSSSSSSLSSSSSLCSTATIPSATSPSSLTCLHLKRFLDCQQLHAHPMESFNKDAKRRKVANTESILDNNNANTTFSPATTTATTSSTTDSKSIFTSDVSGFGGQQQTSHNSTFKMLPPPLQQQQQQHQQPLSNHHQQMQQQQQQYMITNPTYNNNSMMESANKTWPKDDRMLPTPAASAALTQHESEASSHMTNDDSENIQWSSNLCNKPQVTCHTKQQLTTSASDSHNKEHQQHQRQQMDHTSLYKDDLNGYLQQQTTLVHNSMMNLETVQEESVAEGDQEGELEDDDEENGEEDEEEGDEEIDGDEEDNDEKESSREQLEEGEILKPANTLTDCITNPELEDEMEENTVGDFNEDEPEEDDEEGEDDEEEEEEEEEEQEEEDNDCETQTVLNEQTVIDKTSLDVSNNNSLLNTSNTLNFYQMPNSQNQTIKQHNFTNIQNIVSPSQTAISNKFSFSNLKNSTQVTLNTQQNLFKQQQQQSSVRTPIKLIPTAQESPVSSSTLGGPRSTPDLQRNTPDNTKKPEQVGAISTSNESPKPCPASPAGSIESSSSKISNSKAAPSPLPSPITTLHLKPQQQGSLQKHPQQVRILRHIKNAGQIQQLTQQQPHRLVATNTSRATVTTIAGNRGAATTTTTTSSSGQRINPTAPPTINQKIQATVQKVTANSTTSIPISQLQLQPLLRSNDNTGNSQIIMTSTGQLIVMPSSNNKPHIQQQQQVIIASGNATTTTQSHATTNVIIQQQGTQQMDVLNNTGQLATATLQQQSNGGYIVSQTANTQASTTQLQPTTVILNSGQNLITNNGTKVLTNTGNIIHTAGAQPIITTANQLLTTPSNTGNATNVLGQQTVVLNALPNGGYVIQQQQPQATQATTQPQQQQFTTLDSQVVQHLVQQPDGRIIITSQSDPKRRPKKRKTSPVPTANPTNITTQISPTIPNQTAALLQQHVANLQAATPAAQAANQPQVVQLTTAPAVNAATTATYPQQFQLGNGIQGIVVNKPASTTTTTQPQQILLQNGQIIQPMNLIGQQLILPSGLVMAPDTTLLQIQNVGSCGPTTNILTTTPQGTMMLRATSPQTNKQFIQSTTTGQQYIVGSNGQLSPIGQIYSTPMGLVMPASTQHNPTATATFVQQNATIQVQQPHHQQVSTPQHITLQALQQHQQNQLNQQQQQQQHHVVNNQMGIVLETATSSTTSPNTQLANSRSAAASPPDTTTHSPRSPERPPSHRSGGSDMCVSSSEPDGGTVSPLSTDSRQSPSTTVCEKGIVMSTAYQNTNIYKPTEAKIRRVQTPPQYQVVGGGGAAASSNGSTAATATHITGLTNLTLHNTVNNPQHHQADNGGSNKPDTHDSPQNSPTTTLMITPPPPRTPTPQQQLYQMDYQQQQLKTPSKNSNTKNRNRCLKTSPRVVNKSLELVDNTPVSPSSSSPPLAASLQRTFSVGELIWGPARGFPAWPGKVVKILDNQSESVWVQWFGGGGRSNTEIMAIHLLQSLSEGLEAHHKAQKDTRKSRKLNSQLEKAIQEAMTELDRISASSTTPTGSAKQIQQPTSSTPHQNSPNRANKRPIPRTGGYDLIAGLNNNTSSNIISTTTGSSQPRHKPIRIAPAPPGGAANNSPTKSSTSTNNINQINTPSSASAAK